A single window of Lutzomyia longipalpis isolate SR_M1_2022 chromosome 1, ASM2433408v1 DNA harbors:
- the LOC129796956 gene encoding probable ubiquitin carboxyl-terminal hydrolase FAF isoform X2 has product MTYDTRGRTSDQQQQQQSHATQVEGGSQGGSEGQQSPPQQATSGTASETETLTPEELIASFPLAKLNSLTTKISSARWVVPVLPEQELECLLNAAIQLTSAGVDHDCEPCMRFYRDGLTTSFMKILTDEAVNSWKYNIHHCILMSCGKLLQLTALHMKRDNPYLLDLLAVVLDPDNKFHTFNASRQQEAYSPGPNGVGLQSALWGNMDEIYAVSPSEPRNPRGWLVDLLNRFGQFGGFDNLLERFNTGMALLKKPASSEDMQMSSGGNTSSLSLSDDSTKMKTSTVSSSGTNSTSTSLVLEDNNKITLPLIHALVRPFGQCYELLTIPTIEKYFMPIWSVVLELLESLTDEELKKEAKPEGRSDSINGIVRAARCLASRLPNQENLIKDLEMFRLKMILRLLQVSSFNGKMNALNEINKVLSTVAYYPHRNQGPHLQQDDEMDWLTAEKMAKWIKDTDVLGIVLKDSLHQPQYVEKLEKILRFLIKEKSLTLEDLNAMWRAQAGKHEAIVKNLHDLLAKLAWDFNAEQLDYLFDCFQASMTTANKKQRERLLELIRRLAEDDKNGVMANKVLKLFWTLAHSAEVPPEVLDQALASHVKILDYSCSQERDAQKQVWLAKCVEELKSSENWALPALRLIREICCLYEATANHQPRQQQCLNRQHVIERLQNEHTLVILVTHSLTTYMDRVRGLVKENPDLEPNTLILDGRYPHPQQLQERLDFLKFLLKDGQLWLCADQAEQIWNCLAVNAAFPSDREECFRWFGKLMGDEPDLDPGINKDFFEKNLLQLDPLLLTESGIKCFERFFKAVNSKELKLQAKYRGYVLDDEDLIGKDYLWRVITTGGEEIACKAIELLKEVSTALGPRLQANVGIFHENFIDECCDRLRSHYDNVLQVNKIIEDVIKQNEDCNDIKAMRMAEADKMCRVLRVLQEYIKECDRSFNGDRYYLPLSRACRGKYLNLYIRFQNPGRQIDDMEIITHSNETVAAFKRNLLKRIKGTSLTSIKVDLYYSSGELIEVTDDRSPLSHFMLVEKTMLTAKLTPMGVGMASSPDSSSDSSTGSPPRPCPDMTRLESEASLPGVIISQKPQYVEFFLKIYQLGSDMEHNILRECIHLLHLLPLDRFTMQQLETMCTIRIDTIISCSNDQQRINTELSMMEEQPTLESMFLHATPAQVLYNLEVLHAMLIPALEPLSEVTLRLQSIWLHSGVAHFILELLTKNNFLPNADVNTKRAAFQCVLRLAKLFLYIVGCVLSRVGDEPVMTTPVDGARSQVEILKQLLTTISGNSEQTLKTIAAKLAQTLAEEMLSAGQQGEICRRLFGSALQWSLPDMATIKAIVHLAWAASCGCLNKLNVLSTFTPESTSPETADFTVCKEALEVLTISLVLNPNATEALNHDISWPKFITSLVLMNPSRHVRKVASEKLFLVCTYCAADRKPFTYMVVLLVGSIQTLVPQHSSTCAEFFQLLCRILNYGCLYNWQLPVSDVLFSQEITWLRTIRSTVKQTGETQVHEDLLEGHLNLAKELMFYLSADSKSRLNSLIQELVDDFLFPASRQYLAIRRNEHIPEYNGPPPVCRSSHTIAAACDLLVALCQNSVPNMKLLVNTLMDMFCSDTEPLREWEYLPPVGPRSSKGFCGLKNAGATCYMNSVLQQLYMVPSIRHGILSASGACTDPNEDFSGETDTTEIGAEDENNRRNYHVGILKHVQAIFAHLGHSALQFYVPRGLWSHFKLQGEPVNLREQQDAVEFFMSLFESLDEGLKALGHPQLMGATLGGCFSDQKICQECPHRYSKEEPFSVFSVDIRNHSSLTDSLEQYVKGELLEGADAYHCDKCDKKVVTVKRLCVRKLPPVLAIQLKRFEYDYERVCAIKFNDYFEFPRILDMEPYTVSGLAKIDGEVIEVDEHADDQPATTKYQLTGIVVHSGQASGGHYFSYILHRDPTTGKEKWYKFDDGEVSECKMHEDEEMKTQCFGGDYMGEVYDNNLKRMQYRRQKRWWNAYMLFYTRCDHTPMQHKPCIEQLSLADSRNNVLPMPEPIEKSVRSQNIRFLHSRSFFSPEFFNFILKLVNCSVPSPRSEKITPHAEELLLLGVQLASQFLFHSGFRTKKTLRGAAIDWYDSLCQHVRHSAVVRSWFAQNALLNPPTRLAEYILIAPSPEVRAVFVKLVVFFCHFAINDEPIPGFEGSNLCEQVLINVLALLKGDVAEHGKHLPHYFSLFCMYAGLGLQEKHQLLKLNVPAIFMQVALDDGPGPPVKFQYPEWSKLHQVVSHLVRCSDVSSRCTSSKGESGVRPLPNPYIEPNIQSENLVPLSPEACEYLFARTTYVKKVIEDTNVGEEGLKLLQYCSWENPHFSRTVLTELMWQCGFAYWHDMRHHTELLLNILLMEDSWQHHRIHNALLGVSEEREGLLDTIMRSKIHYQKRAYQIIKCLVQLFRRSAVAHSMLSNNPKLTRQWTEAVEWLQDELERTRNVGGQYNYSSWSPPAQSNDSTNGYMLERSQSAKNVLQTAVELFPEDVSEEQDEPITQEDPDAGQGNETAGTSTTGSEFSDPLRKDDDVPPASGSTLTTVTVASSSSSHSTTVTTNPAVVVKNDSVTAEVTEGGGETTTDYSVVLSQGINQMRVSSNQSTVSTTEHTGDDKSANRLLELIARDYRVKGLPSTAGGSSTTTTVTTTTSAINSTKEKFEQS; this is encoded by the exons ATGACGTATGATACCCGTGGAAGGACATCGgatcagcagcagcagcagcagtccCATGCGACACAGGTCGAAGGTGGGAGTCAGGGTGGCTCTGAGGGGCAACAATCACCACCCCAGCAAGCAACGAGTGGTACAGCCAGTGAGACAGAGACCCTAACTCCCGAAGAGTTGATAGCGTCATTCCCATTGGCAAAGCTCAACTCGCTAACGACGAAAATTTCAAGTGCACGATGGGTTGTACCCGTACTGCCGGAACAGGAGCTAGAATGCCTCCTGAATGCTGCCATTCAGCTCACGAGTGCCGGAGTTGATCACGATTGCGAGCCATGCATGAGATTCTATCGGGATGGCCTCACGACGTCCTTTATGAAAATCCTCACGGATGAGGCGGTTAATTCGTGGAAATACAACATCCATCACTGCATTCTCATGTCATGTGGGAAACTACTGCAGCTAACTGCTTTGCACATGAAGCGAGACAATCCATATTTGCTGGATCTCCTGGCGGTAGTGCTTGATCCCGACAACAAATTTCACACATTTAATGCATCACGACAGCAGGAGGCCTACTCACCCGGACCCAATGGGGTTGGCCTCCAATCCGCCCTCTGGGGCAATATGGATGAAATTTATGCTGTGTCACCGTCAGAACCGAGAAATCCAAGAGGGTGGCTCGTTGATTTACTCAATAG ATTTGGACAATTTGGTGGTTTTGATAATTTGCTAGAGAGATTCAATACGGGAATGGCATTGCTGAAGAAACCCGCGTCATCGGAGGATATGCAAATGTCATCTGGCGGCAATACATCATCGCTCAGTCTGAGTGATGATTCGACGAAAATGAAGACATCCACGGTGTCGTCGAGTGGAACAAATAGTACCAGCACTAGTCTCGTTCTCGAggacaacaacaaaataacaCTACCACTGATTCATGCTCTTGTCCGACCATTTGGTCAGTGCTACGAACTCCTGACAATTCCAACGATTGAAAAGTATTTCATGCCAATTTGGAGTGTTGTACTGGAATTACTTGAAAGTCTCACGGATGAGGAGCTGAAGAAGGAGGCAAAACCCGAGGGGAGAAGTGATTCAATTAATGGAATTGTAAGAGCTGCCCGTTGCCTAGCAAGTAGATTACCAAATCAGGAGAATTTGATAAAGGATCTCGAGATGTTTCGCCTCAAGATGATCCTTAGACTGTTACAAGTATCCagtttcaatgggaaaatgaatgcaCTCAATGAGATCAATAAAGTCCTCAGTACAGTTGCTTACTATCCACACAGGAATCAGGGTCCGCATCTACAACAGGATGATGAAATGGATTGGTTGACTGCTGAAAAAATGGCA AAATGGATTAAGGACACCGATGTGCTGGGAATTGTGCTGAAAGATTCACTCCATCAACCGCAATATGTGGAGAAGTTGGAAAAGATCCTTCGTTTCCTTATAAAGGAGAAATCTCTCACATTGGAGGATCTCAATGCAATGTGGCGTGCACAGGCGGGAAAACATGAGGCTATTGTTAAAAATCTCCATGATTTGCTAGCTAAATTGGCATGGGATTTCAATGCGGAACAATTGGATTATCTCTTTGATTGCTTTCag GCAAGTATGACAACAGCTAATAAGAAGCAACGAGAACGTCTATTGGAACTCATTCGTCGTCTAGCGGAGGACGATAAAAATGGTGTGATGGCAAATAAGGTGTTGAAACTCTTCTGGACATTGGCTCATAGTGCCGAAGTGCCACCGGAGGTGTTGGATCAAGCACTAGCGTCTCATGTGAAGATTCTTGACTACAGTTGTTCGCAGGAGAGGGATGCCCAGAAGCAGGTGTGGCTGGCAAAGTGTGTGGAGGAGTTGAAATCATCGGAAAATTGGGCACTGCCGGCATTGCGATTGATACGTGAGATTTGCTGCCTCTACGAGGCCACAGCTAATCATCAGCCTCGGCAGCAGCAGTGCCTGAATAGGCAGCATGTGATTGAGAGACTTCAGAATGAGCACACACTTGTGATCCTCGTCACGCATAGTTTGACAACGTATATGGATCGTGTTAGGGGACTCGTCAAGGAGAATCCGGATTTGGAACCAAATACACTCATACTCGATGGGAGGTATCCGCATCCGCAGCAACTACAGGAGCGACTGGATTTCCTCAAGTTTCTCCTGAAGGATGGACAATTGTGGCTGTGTGCTGATCAGGCGGAACAAATATGGAATTGCTTGGCGGTAAATGCGGCATTTCCGAGTGATCGTGAAGAGTGTTTTCGGTGGTTTGGTAAACTCATGGGGGATGAACCGGATCTCGATCCGGGAATAAACAAAGACTTCTTCGAGAAGAACCTCCTTCAGCTTGATCCGCTACTCCTAACTGAGAGTGGTATAAAGTGTTTTGAGCGTTTCTTCAAGGCGGTCAATTCCAAAGAACTCAAACTTCAAGCCAAATACCGTGGCTATGTGCTCGATGATGAGGATCTCATTGGGAAGGATTACTTGTGGCGCGTTATAACGACAGGTGGTGAGGAGATTGCGTGCAAGGCAATTGAGTTGCTAAAAGAGGTGTCAACGGCGTTGGGGCCGCGGTTGCAGGCAAATGTTGgtattttccatgaaaatttcattgacgAGTGCTGTGATCGTCTGCGATCTCATTATGACAATGTATTGCAAGTGAATAAGATCATTGAGGATGTGATTAAGCAGAATGAAGACTGCAATGATATTAAAGCAATGAGAATGGCGGAAGCGGATAAGATGTGTCGTGTACTTCGGGTGCTGCAGGAATATATTAAGGAGTGCGATCGTTCATTCAATGGTGATCGATACTATTTACCATTGAGTCGTGCATGTCGcggtaaatatttgaatttgtacATTAGATTCCAAAATCCCGGAAGGCAGATTGATGATATGGAGATAATAACGCACAGCAATGAAACAGTGGCGGCATTTAAGAGGAACCTCCTGAAACGCATTAAGGGAACATCCCTCACGAGCATTAAGGTGGATTTGTACTACAGTAGTGGGGAATTGATTGAAGTTACCGACGATCGGAGCCCCCTGTCGCATTTTATGCTCGTGGAGAAGACAATGCTGACGGCAAAATTGACACCAATGGGTGTTGGGATGGCAAGTTCACCGGATAGCTCGAGTGATAGTAGCACAGGATCACCACCACGTCCGTGTCCGGATATGACACGTCTCGAATCAGAAGCATCCCTTCCGGGTGTGATAATTTCCCAAAAGCCACAATATGTGGAATTCTTTCTCAAAATCTACCAACTCGGTAGTGATATGGAGCACAATATTCTACGGGAATGTATTCATCTTCTGCACCTTCTACCCCTCGATCGATTCACGATGCAGCAACTTGAGACAATGTGTACCATTCGCATTGATACGATAATTAGTTGTAGCAACGATCAGCAGCGTATTAATACTGAGCTATCAATGATGGAGGAGCAACCGACGCTTGAATCAATGTTTCTCCATGCCACACCTGCCCAAGTGCTTTACAATCTTGAAGTTCTCCATGCCATGCTTATTCCGGCACTGGAACCACTGAGTGAAGTTACATTGCGCCTACAATCCATTTGGCTGCACTCGGGGGTGGCACACTTCATTTTGGAGTTGCTGACAAAGAATAACTTCCTCCCGAATGCCGATGTGAATACAAAACGTGCGGCATTTCAGTGTGTTTTGCGTCTAGCGAAGCTATTTCTCTACATTGTTGGCTGTGTACTCAGTAGAGTTGGTGATGAACCGGTGATGACGACCCCAGTTGATGGGGCAAGGAGTCAAGTGGAGATCCTAAAGCAACTTCTAACGACAATTTCGGGTAATTCGGAACAAACTCTGAAGACAATTGCGGCAAAATTGGCACAAACACTGGCCGAGGAGATGCTTTCAGCTGGTCAACAGGGTGAAATATGTCGTCGTCTCTTTGGGTCAGCACTCCAGTGGTCTCTTCCGGATATGGCAACCATTAAGGCAATTGTTCACCTTGCATGGGCAGCATCGTGTGGATGTCTCAACAAGTTGAATGTTCTATCGACATTCACGCCAGAGAGCACGAGCCCCGAGACAGCAGACTTTACCGTGTGCAAGGAAGCCCTGGAGGTACTAACAATCTCACTTGTCCTTAATCCAAATGCCACAGAGGCCCTAAATCATGATATTTCATGGCCAAAATTCATCACAAGCCTCGTCCTAATGAACCCCTCGCGGCATGTACGGAAGGTGGCGTCTGAGAAGCTCTTCCTCGTTTGCACGTATTGTGCTGCCGACCGGAAGCCCTTTACCTACATGGTGGTGCTCCTTGTGGGCTCCATTCAAACCCTCGTACCACAACACTCGTCCACATGTGCCGAATTCTTTCAGCTTCTCTGTCGTATTCTCAACTATGGGTGCCTCTACAATTGGCAGCTGCCCGTGAGTGATGTCCTCTTTTCGCAGGAAATCACCTGGTTGCGTACCATACGGAGTACGGTGAAGCAAACGGGAGAGACGCAGGTGCACGAGGATCTCCTCGAGGGGCATCTCAATTTAGCCAAAGAACTCATGTTCTACCTCTCAGCTGATTCAAAATCCCGACTGAATTCACTCATTCAGGAGCTAGTCGATGATTTCTTGTTTCCCGCATCACGACAGTATCTCGCTATAAGGCGCAATGAACACATCCCCGAATACAATGGACCACCACCTGTGTGTCGTAGTTCCCACACAATTGCAGCTGCATGTGATCTTCTTGTGGCACTATGCCAGAATTCTGTGCCCAATATGAAGCTTCTCGTGAATACGCTGATGGATATGTTTTGTTCGGACACAGAGCCACTACGTGAGTGGGAGTACTTGCCACCAGTTGGACCGCGTTCCTCAAAGGGGTTCTGTGGACTCAAGAATGCTGGGGCCACGTGCTACATGAATTCCGTACTGCAGCAACTCTACATGGTGCCATCAATACGTCACGGTATTCTATCAGCTTCAGGTGCATGTACGGATCCCAATGAGGATTTCAGCGGGGAAACAGATACAACGGAGATTGGGGCGGAAGATGAGAATAATCGACGAAACTATCATGTTGGCATTTTGAAGCATGTTCAGGCaatttttgctcatcttgGGCATAGTGCTCTTCAATTTTACGTTCCACGTGGGCTCTGGAGTCACTTTaa ATTGCAAGGAGAACCGGTGAATTTACGTGAACAACAGGATGcagttgaatttttcatgtcaCTCTTTGAGAGTCTCGATGAAGGTTTAAAGGCACTCGGGCATCCACAGTTGATGGGGGCAACCCTTGGTGGGTGTTTTAGTGATCAGAAAATCTGCCAGGAATGCCCACATCGTTACTCCAAAGAGGAACCCTTTAGTGTCTTTAGTGTTGACATAAGGAATCATAGTTCTCTCACGGATTCACTGGAGCAGTATGTAAAGGGAGAATTACTTGAGGGTGCCGATGCTTATCATTGTgataaatgtgataaaaag GTGGTTACAGTTAAAAGGCTTTGTGTTAGAAAATTACCACCAGTGTTAGCGATTCAACTGAAGAGATTTGAGTACGATTATGAGCGTGTTTGTgcgataaaattcaatgattattttgaatttccacgaaTACTCGATATGGAGCCTTATACAG TTTCTGGATTAGCAAAAATCGATGGGGAGGTAATTGAGGTGGATGAACATGCGGATGATCAACCGGCAACGACAAAGTATCAATTGACTGGAATTGTTGTGCACAGCGGACAAGCATCGGGTGGTCACTACTTCAGCTATATTTTGCATCGTGACCCAACAACGGGCAAGGAGAAATGGTATAAATTTGACGATGGCGAAGTGAGTGAGTGCAAAATGCATGAAGATGAGGAGATGAAGACACAATGCTTTGGGGGTGACTACATGGGGGAAGTTTATGATAATAATCTCAAGAGGATGCAGTATAGGCGTCAGAAGCGCTGGTGGAATGCCTATATGCTCTTCTATACACGCTGCGATCATACACCGATGCAGCATAAACCGTGCATTGAGCAACTTTCACTGGCGGACAGTCGAAATAATGTCCTGCCAATGCCGGAGCCAATTGAGAAGAGTGTTAG aTCACAAAATATTCGATTTCTTCACTCGAGGAGCTTCTTCTCACCggaattcttcaattttatcctCAAATTAGTGAATTGCAGCGTGCCATCACCGAGATCTGAGAAAATT ACGCCACATGCTGAAGAACTTTTGCTGCTTGGTGTCCAATTAGCATCccaatttcttttccattctGGTTTCCGTACGAAAAAGACACTACGCGGTGCTGCTATTGATTG gtATGATTCTCTGTGTCAGCATGTACGACATTCAGCTGTAGTGAGAAGTTGGTTTGCACAGAATGCTCTGTTGAATCCACCAACGCGTCTTGcggaatatattttaattgcaccATCGCCGGAAGTGAGGGCGGTCTTTGTGAAATTAGTCGTATTCTTTTGCCACTTTGCCATCAACGATGAACCCATTCCGGGATTCGAGGGATCGAATTTGTGTGAGCAAGTACTCATAAATGTACTAGCACTCCTCAAGGGTGACGTTGCGGAACATGGGAAGCACCTTCCACACTACTTTAGTCTCTTCTGCATGTATGCCGGGTTGGGACTTCAGGAAAAGCATCAATTGCTAAAG CTCAATGTTCCGGCAATTTTCATGCAAGTAGCCCTCGATGATGGACCCGGACCCCCGGTAAAGTTCCAATATCCGGAATGGAGTAAATTGCATCAAGTTGTGTCGCATTTGGTGCGTTGCAGTGATGTATCTAGTCGATGTACGAGTTCAAAGGGTGAAAGTGGTGTACGTCCACTTCCAAATCCATACATTGAACCAAATATACAATCGGAGAATTTGGTGCCACTCTCCCCGGAGGCGTGTGAGTATCTTTTTGCACGGACGACGTATGTGAAGAAGGTGATTGAGGATACAAATGTTGGGGAGGAGGGATTAAAGTTGTTACAGTACTGCAGTTGGGAGAATCCCCATTTCTCCCGTACGGTTCTCACGGAATTAATGTGGCAATGTGGTTTTGCCTATTGGCACGATATGCGGCATCACACAGAGCTTCTACTCAATATTCTCCTTATGGAGGATTCATGGCAGCACCATCGAATACATAATGCCCTCCTGGGGGTGTCGGAGGAACGTGAGGGACTCCTGGATACGATAATGCGATCAAAGATTCACTACCAGAAGAGAGCGTATCAGATAATTAAGTGTCTCGTGCAGCTTTTCCGACGTAGCGCTGTGGCACATAGTATGCTGAGTAATAATCCAAAGCTAACACGACAGTGGACTGAAGCAGTTGAATGGCTACAGGATGAATTGGAAAGGACACGCAATGTTGGTGGGCAGTATAATTACAGTTCATGGTCACCGCCAGCACAGAGTAATGACAGTACGAATGGGTATATGCTTGAGCGATCTCAGTCGGCAAAGAATGTCCTTCAGACGGCGGTTGAACTCTTCCCCGAAGATGTCAGTGAG GAACAAGATGAACCTATAACTCAGGAAGATCCCGATGCGGGGCAAGGAAATGAAACAGCTGGAACGTCAACGACGGGATCGGAATTTTCTGATCCACTGAGGAAGGACGATGATGTGCCTCCTGCATCAGGAAGTACACTGACAACGGTGACTGTAGccagtagtagtagtagtcaTTCGACAACAGTCACAACGAATCCTGCTGTTGTTGTGAAGAATGACAGTGTAACGGCCGAAGTGACAGAGGGTGGTGGTGAGACAACGACGGATTATTCAGTTGTCCTGAGTCAGGGGATCAATCAGATGCGTGTGTCGTCGAATCAG TCCACCGTCAGCACGACTGAGCACACGGGTGATGACAAATCAGCCAATAGATTGCTTGAATTGATTGCTCGGGATTATCGGGTGAAGGGACTACCCTCCACAGCGGGTGGAagttcaacaacaacaacagtcacaacaacaacatccgctattaattcaacaaaagaaaaatttgaacaaTCATAA